The nucleotide sequence AGATAATTTTGATCCAGCCAATGCCACGGGTCAGACGTGGAATTTCTGCTGCAATGGCTTCACCTAAGTGCAGCTCAAGCGTTTCAGTATCGGCTTTGTTATTCGCCTGGAATACCGCCATCACACGACCCAGCGAGTTATTTTCATCAGGCGTTTCAGACTTCATTTGCTTGTAAACACGGCTGCGTTCAACGTACAGAACCACCATGCGCCATACTGCTAACAAAATACCGATTACCGCCAGTGCCAGAATGATGTAGCCAACCACGCCACCCTGATCAACACGGTCACCCAGCTCTGGGGACTGACCCATAATTTTTAATAACTGACCACGAGAAGGATCGATCCAGAAACCGGTTTGAGTAGCGCCGGTGGCCGCTTCCAGTTCAGAGGCAGGACCGGTATAACGTGAGCTTGGTTGCTTATCCAGCTCAACCAGACGGCCGGATTCAAGATCCCAGTTCAGATAATTACCCGCAGAAACAACATTAAAACCACCCACACGAATCACGTCTTTTTGTACCGTGTCGCCAGACGGCAGCACGACATCGGCGTTGTATTGTGCAATACGGCCAGAAAAGGTCGCTTCACGCTGCATTTCAAACCACAAACGCTCCAACTGTTCGATCGACGGTAATGTTGAAGACGAACCCGCGGTTTTAATTAAATCAGTTAAAAATTCGGTACGGCCCGGTAATTCGCTGGATACCACAGAGCCTTCAAATACGGCTTTAGTATCGCCAGCCACCTGTTGCAGCACACCAAATAATTCTTTTAAGGAACCCAAACGATTGGTTAAACGATCCTGAGCATTTTCAACCCGGGTTTCATTTTGCTGGAATTGTTGCTCTTTTTTCGCGGCCAGAATTTCCAGACGAGAACGTTCCGCTTTCATTTCAGCAACCATACGCTGCTGTTCTGCTTTAGAACGGTTAAAACGTACCAGTCGTTGTTTAAATTCTTTATCGTCACGAGCCTGACCTTGTTTTACCAGGTTTAGCAGCTCGTCCACACTCACTTCATCAGCAGCATGAGTATTGGAAGAAAACGAAAATGCCAGAGCGGCAGAGAATAATAAGGCTTTAATTTTCATCATTTCTTCCTTCTTAGTTGGCAGCCAGCGGAGCCGCAACAGGCACTTTGATTAAATCCGGAGCGGCCTGCTCACGCGCGATACGAATGCCCGCCATCAGCTTGCTTTTGTAGGCTGGATCCAGTGTTTCCCAGGCGTTGTTTGCCGTGTTCCAAACACCCAGATCTTGTCCGTCCAGAGATTGATACATCAACGCAATACGA is from Bacterioplanoides sp. SCSIO 12839 and encodes:
- a CDS encoding MotA/TolQ/ExbB proton channel family protein — translated: MMKIKALLFSAALAFSFSSNTHAADEVSVDELLNLVKQGQARDDKEFKQRLVRFNRSKAEQQRMVAEMKAERSRLEILAAKKEQQFQQNETRVENAQDRLTNRLGSLKELFGVLQQVAGDTKAVFEGSVVSSELPGRTEFLTDLIKTAGSSSTLPSIEQLERLWFEMQREATFSGRIAQYNADVVLPSGDTVQKDVIRVGGFNVVSAGNYLNWDLESGRLVELDKQPSSRYTGPASELEAATGATQTGFWIDPSRGQLLKIMGQSPELGDRVDQGGVVGYIILALAVIGILLAVWRMVVLYVERSRVYKQMKSETPDENNSLGRVMAVFQANNKADTETLELHLGEAIAAEIPRLTRGIGWIKIISVVAPLLGLLGTVTGMIDVFETMSLFGTGDPKLMAGGISQALMTTVLGLVAAIPCVFLHTLTNNRSRELMMILEERATGILARQSEQQTSAKAA